One segment of Clostridium ljungdahlii DSM 13528 DNA contains the following:
- a CDS encoding PhzF family isomerase, translated as MTRKYNLYQIDSFTKEKFTGNPAGVITNADGLTDYEMQKIARELNNSETAFIFSSNSREYDAHIRFFTPTNEVPICGHATIAAHYARAVENGLDTSRVYHKTGAGILPVDIVKKNEDYKIVMTQGKIEFGTIIDGMSRKELLAALNIKNSDLLENYKIQIVSTGHSKVMIGIKSIEILNALEPNYDALSKLSKVIKCNGYYVFTTDLQNSDILIHGRMFAPAIGINEDPVTGNANGPLGAYLVHHNLIHHNNSLFKFKAVQGEAIRRPGIIEVEVNIEDKEPVEVKISGDAVITFKTELLLND; from the coding sequence ATGACAAGAAAGTATAATTTATACCAAATTGATTCATTTACAAAAGAAAAGTTCACAGGAAATCCAGCAGGAGTAATAACAAATGCAGATGGATTAACTGATTATGAGATGCAAAAAATTGCTAGAGAACTCAATAATTCTGAGACAGCTTTTATCTTTTCTTCAAATAGCAGAGAATATGATGCTCATATACGTTTTTTCACTCCAACAAATGAAGTGCCAATTTGTGGCCATGCTACTATTGCTGCTCATTATGCCCGTGCTGTAGAAAATGGACTTGATACGTCAAGAGTTTATCATAAGACGGGTGCCGGAATTTTACCTGTTGATATAGTAAAGAAAAATGAGGATTATAAAATTGTTATGACGCAGGGCAAAATTGAATTTGGTACCATTATTGACGGTATGAGTAGAAAAGAACTTTTAGCAGCACTTAATATAAAAAATAGTGATCTACTGGAAAACTATAAAATTCAAATTGTGTCTACAGGTCATTCTAAAGTTATGATTGGTATAAAGAGTATTGAAATTTTAAATGCACTGGAGCCGAATTATGATGCACTTTCTAAGCTAAGCAAGGTTATTAAATGTAATGGATATTATGTTTTTACAACTGATTTACAAAATAGTGATATTTTAATACATGGTAGAATGTTTGCACCTGCAATAGGTATTAATGAGGATCCTGTTACAGGCAATGCAAATGGCCCTTTGGGTGCATATCTTGTCCATCATAACCTTATTCACCACAATAATTCTTTATTTAAATTTAAGGCTGTGCAGGGCGAAGCTATAAGAAGGCCAGGAATTATTGAAGTTGAGGTAAATATAGAAGATAAAGAGCCGGTAGAAGTTAAAATTTCTGGAGACGCTGTAATAACATTTAAAACTGAATTATTATTAAATGATTAA
- a CDS encoding HAD family hydrolase gives MRIRKKVFIIKNIIFDVDGTLWDTTEIVAKAWNRAISEVGKAAPLITSSVLKKEFGKTMDVIADDLFYDASESKRKLIINRCCKYEQDALRENTNNLLFPDVKETIRKLSEKCHLFIVSNCQCGYIELFMKKAGIEKYITDFECFGNTGKGKGENIKLVIKRNNLNDVAYVGDTQGDYEATILAEIPFIFAKYGFGSVENYYLAINEIKELLNLC, from the coding sequence ATGAGAATTAGAAAGAAGGTCTTTATCATAAAGAATATAATATTTGATGTTGACGGTACATTATGGGATACAACAGAAATTGTAGCAAAAGCCTGGAACAGGGCAATTTCAGAAGTAGGGAAAGCAGCTCCACTTATAACATCCTCTGTGTTAAAAAAAGAGTTTGGAAAAACTATGGATGTAATAGCAGATGATTTGTTCTATGATGCTAGTGAGAGTAAAAGAAAGTTGATAATTAATAGATGTTGTAAATATGAGCAGGATGCCTTGAGAGAAAATACAAATAACCTGCTGTTTCCCGATGTAAAAGAAACCATTAGGAAATTATCAGAAAAATGTCATTTGTTTATTGTGAGTAATTGTCAGTGCGGCTATATTGAATTATTTATGAAGAAGGCAGGAATTGAAAAGTACATTACAGACTTTGAATGCTTTGGAAATACAGGTAAGGGCAAAGGAGAAAATATAAAGCTTGTTATAAAAAGAAACAATTTGAATGATGTAGCATATGTTGGAGATACCCAGGGAGATTATGAGGCAACGATACTTGCTGAAATTCCTTTTATATTTGCAAAGTACGGTTTTGGTAGTGTTGAAAATTACTATTTAGCTATTAATGAAATAAAAGAATTGTTGAATTTGTGCTAG
- a CDS encoding Cof-type HAD-IIB family hydrolase: MYKIVFIDMDGTLLKDDKSISNENKRAIKAATEKDVKIVLCTGRPIDGIKHNLSDLNLIANNQYSVTCTGANVQNNTEDKIIFQSPFNSKDLEYLYNMAEDLNLDLCFYNDGTYSVYKNNLYGKLESVANNTKYEITEFKNLIKRNNILKVNLINENSDVLKHYVHHFGFDMSPYSDFKFRSTYDKNLLLGDSLPQHFYENFSVLKTCTYTFEVLSKNTNKGTGVKKLCQYLDIPTKEVICIGDSPNDLDMLKCAGLPVAMGNASDEIKHTADYVTLTNEENGVANVLEKFVL; encoded by the coding sequence ATGTATAAAATTGTTTTTATAGATATGGATGGAACTTTACTTAAAGACGACAAGTCAATATCCAATGAAAATAAACGAGCTATTAAAGCAGCTACAGAAAAAGATGTTAAAATTGTTCTTTGTACTGGAAGACCAATAGATGGAATTAAACATAATCTTTCTGATCTGAATTTAATAGCAAATAATCAATACAGCGTAACTTGTACTGGCGCTAATGTACAAAACAATACTGAGGATAAAATTATTTTTCAGTCACCTTTTAACAGCAAGGATCTAGAATATTTATATAACATGGCAGAAGACTTAAACCTAGACTTATGTTTTTATAATGATGGTACGTACTCAGTTTATAAGAACAACTTATATGGTAAATTAGAATCTGTTGCAAACAATACAAAATATGAGATAACTGAATTCAAAAACTTAATAAAACGTAACAACATACTAAAGGTAAACCTAATAAATGAAAACTCAGATGTTTTAAAGCACTATGTACATCATTTTGGATTTGACATGTCCCCTTACAGTGATTTTAAATTTAGAAGTACCTATGATAAAAATTTGCTGCTAGGCGATAGTTTACCGCAACATTTTTATGAAAATTTTTCAGTACTTAAAACATGTACTTATACCTTTGAAGTATTGAGCAAAAATACTAATAAAGGTACTGGTGTAAAAAAACTGTGCCAATACTTGGACATACCTACTAAGGAAGTCATTTGTATTGGAGACTCTCCAAATGATTTGGACATGCTTAAATGCGCAGGACTCCCTGTAGCCATGGGAAATGCTTCAGATGAAATAAAGCATACTGCTGACTATGTCACTTTAACAAATGAAGAAAATGGAGTAGCTAACGTTTTAGAAAAGTTCGTGCTGTAA
- a CDS encoding aldo/keto reductase: protein MQDIKSCTILNNGVKMPWIGFGTYKADGPSVINSVKEALKVGYGHIDTAAFYKNEDGVGTGIKESKVPREKIFLTSKVWISDEGYEKTLKAFETSIKKLKTDYLDLYLIHWPNPLHNETWRALEKLYKEGYVRAIGVSNFTAGHLKDLMSNAEIMPMVNQVEFHPLLVQNDLREFCQKNSIQLEAWSPLMRGKVFEIPLLKELAKKYKKTVSQIVLRWDLQMGVVTIPKSTTPSRIKENTDIFDFEISKDDMAKIQQLDKGIRTGSEPDEVYANPDALKK, encoded by the coding sequence ATGCAAGATATAAAGAGCTGCACAATTTTAAATAATGGAGTAAAAATGCCCTGGATAGGCTTCGGTACTTATAAAGCTGATGGTCCTTCTGTTATTAACTCAGTAAAAGAAGCTCTCAAAGTTGGTTATGGTCATATAGATACTGCTGCTTTCTATAAAAACGAAGATGGAGTTGGTACTGGGATAAAGGAAAGTAAAGTACCTAGAGAAAAAATCTTTTTAACAAGTAAAGTTTGGATTTCCGATGAAGGTTATGAAAAAACTTTAAAAGCTTTTGAAACTTCTATTAAAAAACTAAAAACAGATTACCTTGATCTATATTTAATTCATTGGCCTAATCCACTGCATAATGAAACATGGAGAGCTTTAGAAAAGCTTTATAAAGAAGGATATGTACGAGCAATAGGTGTTAGCAATTTTACCGCTGGTCATTTGAAAGACTTAATGTCAAATGCTGAAATTATGCCAATGGTGAATCAAGTAGAATTTCACCCTCTGCTAGTTCAAAACGATCTAAGAGAGTTCTGCCAAAAAAATAGTATACAATTAGAAGCATGGTCTCCCTTAATGAGGGGTAAAGTATTTGAAATTCCCCTTCTAAAAGAGCTTGCAAAAAAATATAAAAAAACAGTATCTCAAATCGTGCTTAGATGGGATTTACAAATGGGAGTTGTAACTATTCCAAAATCAACTACTCCATCAAGAATAAAAGAAAATACAGACATATTTGATTTTGAAATAAGTAAAGATGACATGGCTAAAATTCAGCAGCTTGATAAAGGAATAAGGACAGGTTCCGAACCGGATGAAGTTTATGCTAATCCAGATGCATTAAAAAAATAG
- a CDS encoding M28 family peptidase: MKAGFREFCKHVDIVNSQKIIDILSSFGDDKATGNRSAGSKASTEAANYLYREFERIGLKNLNRDKFYSWGWTYKGANISYKDEDGQEQKIVLGGYATSIEAKDDFFKVVDGGSGTISDYKSLGDVTNKLVLISIDPFNDFWISQPAYQAYLKRAKAVLVVTKYKVQHKDYLISQPVEGPSYAHVLAISKRDSDILKNLINKSADREITVKLDAHSYVELEKASYNIWGEIPGKTDEVIYLMAHYDGYYHSYFDDASGVSTILGIAKAIIDSGYKPNKTIRIITHGAEEWGKENSDYDWAMGAYEEITHIHPEWSKKAFAVINIDGNFPVPNERNFQIMVSDELLKYTKKSVKPILHHTAYKFEFISPTSTGSEEFCYTKTGIPCITARDSMTSSIYYTNIYHSSMDNKAFGFDTKTYKLNHILYAKILFDLDAVPIRPMDFYERFFKMKETIDSNIVEKSLVKTIKKASHYAQELSSKIEKLNFRNASMTGENTDCIKLNLKLFQLYKMMQNSFIRLNWEVNVVFPHENYEKNVDLLKKSIKALKNRRESLEEIVNKYIKSIDFNKYVYDFDRITYEFFSRRVTHGNSNTWGYNLVEKPNEDLYEVAQSLRSKFNEKNPDVDAEISALRKALKRQAMYLKEIVFREKTDIKRIIVKMKKISSII; this comes from the coding sequence ATGAAAGCAGGATTTAGAGAATTTTGCAAGCATGTTGATATAGTTAATTCTCAAAAAATTATAGATATCCTATCGAGTTTTGGAGATGATAAAGCTACTGGAAATCGTTCTGCAGGGTCGAAAGCAAGTACTGAAGCTGCAAATTATCTTTATAGAGAGTTTGAAAGGATTGGGTTGAAAAACCTAAATAGGGACAAGTTTTACAGTTGGGGTTGGACTTATAAAGGTGCTAATATTTCATATAAAGATGAAGATGGACAAGAACAGAAGATTGTTTTAGGAGGTTATGCTACAAGTATAGAAGCAAAGGATGACTTTTTTAAAGTTGTAGATGGTGGAAGTGGAACAATAAGTGACTATAAATCTTTGGGAGATGTTACAAATAAATTAGTGTTAATTAGTATTGATCCATTCAATGACTTTTGGATATCGCAACCAGCATATCAGGCTTATTTAAAAAGAGCAAAGGCTGTTCTTGTTGTTACAAAATATAAAGTACAGCATAAAGATTACCTTATATCTCAGCCAGTAGAAGGACCATCTTATGCTCATGTTCTTGCTATTAGTAAAAGAGATTCTGATATATTAAAAAACCTTATAAATAAATCTGCGGATAGGGAAATAACAGTTAAATTAGATGCACATTCCTATGTTGAGTTAGAAAAAGCTTCTTACAATATATGGGGAGAAATACCTGGAAAAACTGATGAAGTTATATATTTAATGGCTCATTATGATGGATATTATCATTCTTACTTTGATGATGCCTCTGGAGTTTCCACGATATTAGGTATAGCAAAGGCAATAATAGATAGTGGATATAAACCTAACAAAACTATACGAATTATTACTCATGGTGCTGAGGAATGGGGAAAAGAAAATTCAGATTATGACTGGGCAATGGGAGCCTATGAGGAAATTACTCATATTCATCCAGAATGGTCAAAAAAAGCATTTGCTGTTATTAATATTGATGGAAATTTTCCTGTGCCTAATGAAAGAAATTTTCAGATAATGGTATCCGATGAATTACTAAAATATACTAAAAAGAGTGTAAAACCCATTTTGCATCATACAGCCTATAAATTTGAATTTATATCACCAACTTCTACTGGCAGTGAAGAGTTTTGTTATACTAAGACAGGTATTCCTTGTATTACAGCAAGGGATTCTATGACATCTAGTATATATTATACTAATATTTATCATAGTTCCATGGATAATAAAGCTTTTGGATTTGACACTAAAACCTATAAGTTAAATCATATATTATATGCAAAAATATTGTTTGATTTAGATGCTGTGCCTATTAGACCAATGGATTTTTATGAGCGTTTCTTTAAAATGAAAGAAACTATAGATTCTAATATTGTAGAAAAATCTTTGGTAAAAACTATTAAAAAGGCTTCCCATTATGCACAAGAATTATCTTCAAAAATAGAAAAATTAAATTTTAGAAATGCTAGCATGACAGGTGAAAATACTGATTGTATTAAGCTTAATTTAAAACTTTTTCAATTGTACAAAATGATGCAGAACAGTTTTATAAGATTAAATTGGGAAGTAAATGTTGTATTTCCTCATGAAAACTATGAAAAAAATGTTGATTTATTAAAAAAGTCAATTAAAGCGTTAAAAAATAGAAGAGAGAGCCTAGAAGAAATTGTTAACAAATATATAAAGTCTATCGATTTTAATAAATATGTCTATGATTTTGATAGAATAACCTATGAGTTTTTTTCAAGGCGTGTAACACATGGAAATAGTAATACTTGGGGTTATAATTTAGTAGAAAAACCAAATGAAGATTTATATGAAGTGGCACAATCTTTAAGAAGTAAGTTCAACGAAAAGAATCCAGATGTAGATGCAGAAATATCGGCATTGAGAAAAGCACTTAAAAGACAAGCTATGTATTTAAAAGAAATAGTTTTTAGGGAAAAAACTGATATTAAAAGAATAATAGTTAAAATGAAAAAGATTAGTTCTATAATTTAA
- a CDS encoding peptide deformylase — translation MIKEILLLGNDALYKKSLPVEKEDMDSIKETVLDLHDTLIDFRKKYNAGRAIAAPQIGVFKRLIYMYIDKPIVFINPVLKFDNKEMMDVMDDCMSFPNLLVKVKRYKECSIIYKDINFADKTLKFKGDLSELIQHEYDHLDGILATMRAIDNKSFYIKSK, via the coding sequence ATGATAAAAGAAATACTATTACTTGGAAATGATGCTTTATACAAAAAAAGTTTACCTGTAGAAAAAGAAGACATGGATTCAATAAAGGAAACTGTTTTAGATTTACATGATACCTTAATTGACTTTCGTAAAAAATACAATGCAGGCAGAGCAATTGCCGCTCCACAAATTGGGGTATTTAAAAGATTGATATATATGTATATTGACAAGCCTATAGTTTTTATTAATCCAGTACTTAAATTTGATAACAAAGAAATGATGGACGTAATGGATGACTGTATGTCCTTTCCAAATCTTTTAGTAAAAGTTAAACGCTATAAAGAATGCTCTATAATATACAAAGATATAAATTTTGCAGATAAAACACTGAAGTTCAAAGGAGATCTATCAGAATTAATACAACATGAATACGATCATCTTGATGGCATACTGGCTACAATGAGGGCTATAGACAATAAATCTTTCTATATAAAAAGCAAATGA
- a CDS encoding PLP-dependent aminotransferase family protein yields the protein MEIPIFIKRHSEKPLYIQIYECYKKAILEGTLKRGDRLESIMQLKNRLCVSRNTVQGAYDQLLCEGYIYSKNGSGYYVEYIEDQIKTAQKENIPLKLKPLKSIHIDDKVYPYNFKPGSVDRKSFPFENWRKIEQSLMKKENIDILTYSDPRGEFELRSQIASYVKSSRGVICSPDQIIIGAGTQTLMAVLCDLFSESCNKNIAFEEPGFSAVRKVFEWYGYNIEPIELTQVGMNIEKLESLKVAPEFIYVTPSNQHPLGMSMPVSNRIKLLNFISKGRGYIIEDDYDSEFRYNVNPIPSLQSLDSEDRVIYLGTFSKTLFPGMHVGYMILPENIMNLFIEKGNFINQTASKIHQLTIAEFMKEDLFEAHLRKMRNIYAKKQQFLIDCIKQQLGEDVVIYGERAGVNIALQVKNNLNELELINRALENGIKVYPISFYYFDQGNYKEGNMVFMGYGHLSFDDMENGIKLLKKAWF from the coding sequence ATGGAGATACCAATATTTATTAAGAGGCACAGTGAAAAACCACTGTATATTCAGATATATGAATGTTACAAAAAAGCAATATTAGAAGGTACACTTAAAAGAGGGGATAGGCTAGAGTCTATAATGCAGCTTAAAAATAGACTTTGTGTTAGCAGAAATACGGTTCAAGGGGCATATGATCAACTACTATGTGAAGGTTATATATATAGCAAAAATGGAAGTGGCTATTATGTGGAATATATAGAAGATCAAATAAAAACCGCCCAAAAAGAAAATATACCCTTAAAACTTAAACCCTTAAAAAGCATTCATATAGATGATAAAGTATATCCTTATAATTTCAAACCTGGTTCAGTGGATCGTAAAAGTTTTCCATTTGAAAATTGGAGGAAAATTGAGCAAAGCCTTATGAAAAAAGAAAATATAGATATATTAACCTATTCAGATCCTAGAGGTGAATTTGAATTAAGAAGTCAAATTGCAAGTTATGTTAAAAGTTCAAGAGGAGTAATTTGTTCTCCTGACCAGATAATTATAGGTGCAGGAACGCAGACTTTGATGGCTGTATTATGTGACTTGTTTAGTGAATCTTGTAATAAAAATATTGCTTTTGAGGAACCTGGATTTTCTGCTGTAAGAAAGGTTTTTGAATGGTATGGATATAACATAGAGCCAATTGAATTGACACAAGTGGGAATGAATATAGAAAAGCTTGAAAGCCTTAAAGTGGCTCCTGAGTTTATATATGTAACCCCATCCAACCAGCATCCTTTGGGAATGTCCATGCCTGTTTCAAATCGTATAAAACTTCTTAATTTTATTAGTAAGGGTAGGGGATATATTATTGAAGACGACTACGACAGTGAATTTAGATATAACGTAAATCCTATACCTTCACTTCAAAGTTTGGATAGTGAAGATAGAGTGATTTACCTTGGAACTTTTTCAAAAACTCTTTTTCCAGGAATGCATGTTGGCTATATGATTTTACCTGAAAATATAATGAATCTTTTTATTGAAAAGGGAAACTTTATAAATCAAACTGCATCAAAAATTCATCAGCTGACAATTGCAGAATTTATGAAAGAAGATTTATTTGAAGCACATCTTAGAAAAATGAGAAATATATATGCTAAAAAGCAGCAATTTCTTATAGACTGTATAAAACAGCAACTTGGAGAAGATGTTGTGATTTATGGGGAGAGAGCAGGAGTTAATATTGCACTTCAGGTAAAAAATAATCTAAATGAATTGGAATTGATAAATAGGGCTTTAGAAAATGGAATTAAAGTCTATCCCATATCATTTTATTATTTTGATCAAGGTAATTATAAAGAAGGTAATATGGTTTTCATGGGATATGGACATTTAAGCTTTGATGATATGGAAAATGGAATAAAACTTTTGAAAAAAGCCTGGTTTTAA
- a CDS encoding response regulator, translating into MHTVLHIEESEFFCNIVKNTLVQGNYSYISADNFNEAYKILQDSDIDIIITSLYAKGGSIENFLKDINYSSKKDIPIFVVTSNAIDETKKKLLNLGVTDYILKKDLNEQIIQRIDSIFQSDKYMEDLREAKIAIIDDSSFDSLIEKDLFKKYNINNVDSYKSSKDLLNSNKKYDIYLVDIILENEFGQNLIRDIRKANLKASIIAVTSLDNPKTLASILNSGADDFITKPINEQLFISKLKSNIKTYALNKQVKNIFKEMKK; encoded by the coding sequence ATGCATACTGTTTTACATATTGAAGAAAGTGAATTTTTTTGTAACATTGTAAAAAATACCTTAGTACAAGGTAACTATTCCTATATATCCGCTGATAATTTCAATGAAGCTTATAAAATACTACAGGATTCCGATATAGATATCATTATAACATCTCTTTATGCAAAAGGAGGTTCTATAGAAAATTTTCTTAAGGATATAAATTACAGCAGTAAAAAAGATATCCCTATATTTGTTGTAACTAGTAATGCAATTGATGAAACAAAAAAAAAGCTTCTGAACTTAGGTGTAACCGATTATATTTTAAAAAAGGATTTAAATGAACAAATTATTCAACGTATAGATTCTATATTTCAATCAGATAAATATATGGAAGATTTAAGGGAAGCAAAAATTGCAATTATAGACGACAGTAGTTTCGACTCTTTAATCGAAAAAGATCTATTTAAAAAGTATAATATAAATAATGTGGATTCCTATAAATCTAGTAAGGACTTACTGAACAGCAATAAAAAATATGATATATATTTAGTTGATATTATATTAGAAAATGAGTTTGGCCAAAATTTAATCAGGGATATAAGGAAAGCCAATCTAAAAGCTTCTATAATAGCTGTTACATCCCTAGATAATCCTAAAACCCTTGCATCTATTTTAAATTCTGGGGCTGATGATTTTATAACTAAACCTATAAATGAACAGTTGTTTATATCAAAATTAAAATCCAATATTAAAACTTATGCTCTTAATAAGCAAGTCAAAAACATATTTAAAGAAATGAAAAAATAA
- a CDS encoding methylated-DNA--[protein]-cysteine S-methyltransferase, whose translation MNNGFYYETKIGKIGIVENGKAITHITFGKMNFQDICINETSLLKNAGNQLQEYLEGKRKKFDLPLEPQGTEFQKKVWDALQDIPYGKTFSYKDVAQNIGNIKACRAVGMANNKNPIPICIPCHRVIGSNGKLVGYAGGLHIKEKLLEIEKQNADS comes from the coding sequence ATGAATAATGGATTTTATTATGAAACGAAAATTGGTAAAATAGGTATTGTTGAAAATGGAAAGGCCATTACTCATATAACTTTTGGAAAAATGAATTTTCAAGATATATGTATAAATGAAACATCTTTATTGAAAAATGCAGGCAATCAGCTCCAAGAATATTTGGAGGGAAAAAGAAAAAAGTTTGATTTGCCTCTGGAACCGCAGGGTACGGAATTTCAAAAAAAAGTATGGGATGCACTGCAGGATATTCCCTATGGCAAAACATTTAGTTATAAAGATGTGGCCCAAAATATAGGAAATATAAAGGCTTGTCGTGCTGTTGGCATGGCAAACAACAAGAACCCTATTCCTATATGTATTCCATGCCATCGTGTTATAGGTTCAAATGGCAAATTAGTTGGCTATGCAGGTGGTTTACATATAAAAGAAAAACTTTTAGAAATAGAGAAGCAAAATGCAGATAGTTAA
- a CDS encoding DNA alkylation repair protein: MSENDLYKRMIREKIFELADDEYKKFQENLCPDNDNIVGVRLPLLRDLAREIAKGDWRTYIKTAQDEYYEEIMLQGMVIGCVRTDVEERLRYITNFVPKIDNWGVCDSFCSGLKFTKSNMQRVWEYLQSYAFSEKEFEVRFFVVMLLDFYIKENYVDKVLKSLDKIKHKGYYVKMAVAWAVSTCYIKFPEKTMEYLKNNTLDNFTYNKALQKIVESLRVGEDAKVIIRSMKRK; the protein is encoded by the coding sequence ATGAGTGAAAATGATTTGTATAAAAGAATGATAAGAGAAAAAATTTTTGAATTGGCGGATGATGAATATAAAAAATTTCAAGAAAATTTGTGTCCCGACAATGATAATATTGTAGGAGTAAGACTTCCGCTTTTAAGAGATCTTGCCAGAGAAATAGCTAAAGGAGATTGGCGTACTTATATAAAAACCGCACAGGATGAATATTATGAAGAAATTATGCTTCAGGGAATGGTAATTGGATGTGTGAGAACTGATGTTGAAGAAAGGTTAAGGTATATTACAAATTTTGTTCCTAAAATTGATAATTGGGGTGTTTGTGACAGCTTTTGTAGTGGATTAAAGTTTACAAAGTCCAACATGCAGCGTGTATGGGAGTATTTACAGTCTTATGCATTTTCTGAAAAAGAATTTGAAGTCCGTTTCTTTGTTGTAATGCTTCTTGATTTTTATATAAAGGAGAATTATGTTGATAAGGTGCTAAAATCATTAGATAAAATAAAGCACAAAGGTTATTATGTTAAAATGGCTGTTGCCTGGGCCGTTTCAACTTGTTATATTAAATTTCCAGAAAAAACAATGGAATATCTGAAAAATAATACATTAGATAATTTTACATATAATAAGGCACTGCAAAAAATAGTTGAGTCCTTGAGAGTTGGAGAAGATGCAAAAGTGATTATTCGAAGCATGAAACGTAAATGA
- a CDS encoding DMT family transporter — protein sequence MNNYKGIAYALLSSTAFGIMPILARIAYFNGSNPTTVLLFRFLISTLILFLYLNFSHININLKKEQVLLLISIGITGYTITTQALFISYNYLGGGLATTLHFIYPVVVCIAGFIFYKDKMSTKKIISLLLAAAGIYTLVGFKNNTIDILGISLALFSGFSYGLTLIALNLKSIRSLDNRVTTMYLCLGSTIGTALCGLFNKTVALNFNFKIVVCYLGISVVSTILSIILLLKAIELIGVSSSSILGTFEPIVSVFLGVLFLNEQMSLAILVGSALILICTIVLAKDKCVSSS from the coding sequence TTGAATAATTACAAAGGAATAGCTTATGCACTTTTATCATCAACAGCATTTGGGATTATGCCTATTTTGGCTAGAATTGCATATTTCAATGGTTCTAATCCAACCACCGTATTACTATTTAGATTTTTGATTTCAACATTAATATTATTTTTGTACTTAAACTTTAGCCACATTAATATTAACTTAAAAAAGGAACAGGTGCTGTTACTTATATCCATTGGTATTACTGGATATACTATAACAACTCAAGCTTTATTTATATCTTATAATTATTTAGGTGGGGGCCTTGCAACTACTTTGCATTTTATATATCCAGTTGTAGTTTGCATAGCAGGTTTTATATTTTATAAAGATAAAATGAGTACTAAAAAAATTATATCCCTATTACTTGCTGCAGCTGGTATTTACACATTAGTTGGTTTTAAAAATAATACTATAGATATTTTAGGAATTTCCTTAGCTCTATTTTCAGGTTTTTCCTATGGACTCACACTAATCGCCCTTAATTTAAAATCCATCCGGTCTTTAGATAATAGGGTTACTACTATGTATCTTTGTCTAGGTTCAACAATAGGTACAGCTCTATGTGGGCTGTTTAACAAAACCGTAGCTTTAAACTTTAATTTTAAAATTGTAGTTTGCTATTTAGGAATTTCTGTAGTTTCAACTATATTATCAATAATTTTACTTCTAAAAGCTATAGAACTAATAGGAGTATCATCTTCATCCATACTAGGAACTTTCGAACCTATAGTTAGTGTATTTTTAGGTGTACTGTTTCTCAATGAGCAAATGTCTCTTGCAATATTGGTTGGAAGTGCTCTTATACTAATTTGTACAATTGTATTAGCAAAAGATAAATGTGTAAGCTCTAGTTAA